A single Myxocyprinus asiaticus isolate MX2 ecotype Aquarium Trade chromosome 50, UBuf_Myxa_2, whole genome shotgun sequence DNA region contains:
- the LOC127438934 gene encoding apoptosis-stimulating of p53 protein 2-like → MMPMFLTVYLSNSDFTELPITPETLCRDVVDMCKEPGEVDCYLAEMWRGSERVIGDSERIVEVLQRWGQQRAEVRFFLRHDRAPRHDTGGHRAAEPLIRRNAVKGTVDRLMENGMAPPPMDITLSELQEMASRQQQQINAQQQVLASKEQRLQFMKLQDQRKQQQQISDQEKLRQLRENAENQEAKLRRVRALKGQVEQKRISNSKLVEEIEQMNGLFQQKQRELVVAISRVEELSRQLEMLHGGKMDVSLEAAPSSTGELDRLYKELQLRNKLNQEQSAKLQQQRDSLNKRNIEMAAMDKRVAELRERLWKKKAALQQNENLPQPEGQSSQPTSMPRVAAVGPYIQTTPAPQVPPRQEILVKPAYPDGTATLPKPLPKPTTSIDFLTSKISNIETNNSSHGHSSTLPRMTSHSSQEKDPEADLRPPPLPLRKNQSSEDLLRDAQSAGRTFGKVPPPVPSKPKPALPGQSAFSKPPFSTGTFPGKARSAHQKPPMPLPSHNNTLPLPLLPKPDALPAAAVPPFTSETLVGKETSTPTTLHKHKMGAASSDIISMYTQHSTPGKGHQGQSTLTRSQPRLYGKPVIPSSGGQQSYPQDSSYLEKPSGLDVEQVVQGTSVAPASSSGEGQETERVPRPLSPTKLLPFLSNSHRLQSDMDLEALRKRLHHAPRPLKKRSSITEPEGPAGPNIQKLLYQKTTLAAMETTTGTPTTFFQVEEENGGRQADVEGTRPQEGHHDMTIPECEKEEEDLTPPLLPPRSPVLEDSTISSSGLKEPPVKEELEVYGPAAPEPYIEEYPPYPPPPYPSTTEQEAPGEESVNMKVPEVTGQVMLPPGKRTNLRMMGSERISHGMHVRFNPLALLLDSSLEGEYDLVQRIIYEVENPSMPNDEGITALHNAVCAGHTEIVKFLVQFGVNANAADSDGWTPLHCAASCNNVQVCKFLVESGAAVYATTYSDMQTAADKCEEMEEGYAQCSQFLYGVQEKMGIMNRGVVYALWDYEAESPDELSFKEGDCLTVLRREDSEETEWWWARCADNEGYIPRNLLGLYPRIKPRQRSLA, encoded by the exons GAGGTCACAGAGCTGCAGAGCCTCTTATCAGGAGAAATGCTGTAAAGGGGACAGTGGACAGACTCATGGAGAATGGA ATGGCGCCCCCTCCTATGGACATCACTCTGAGTGAGCTGCAAGAGATGGCGTCACGTCAACAACAACAGATCAATGCACAACAACAGGTCCTGGCCTCTAAG GAACAGCGACTGCAATTCATGAAGCTGCAGGACCAGcggaagcagcagcagcagattTCTGACCAGGAAAAACTGCGACAGTTGCGGGAGAATGCTGAAAACCAGGAGGCCAAACTGCGCAGGGTTCGAGCTCTGAAAGGACAAGTGGAACAGAAGCGCATCAGCAACAGCAAACTGG TGGAGGAAATCGAGCAGATGAACGGTCTGTTCCAGCAGAAGCAGAGGGAGCTGGTGGTGGCCATAAGCCGGGTGGAGGAGTTGAGCCGACAACTGGAGATGTTACATGGCGGTAAAATGGACGTGTCTCTCGAGGCAGCACCGAGCTCCACCGGAGAGCTAGATCGACTGTATAAAGAGCttcag CTGAGGAATAAGTTAAACCAGGAGCAAAGTGCCAAACTCCAGCAGCAGAGAGACAGTCTTAACAAGAGGAACATTGAGATGGCTGCCATGGACAAAAGGGTAGCTGAACTGAGAGAGAGACTCTGGAAGAAAAAAGCTGCTCTTCAACAGAACGAAAACTTGCCT CAGCCAGAAGGGCAGAGCTCTCAGCCTACTAGCATGCCCCGGGTTGCTGCCGTTGGGCCGTATATACAGACCACCCCAGCCCCTCAGGTTCCTCCTAGGCAGGAGATTCTGGTGAAGCCTGCTTACCCCGATGGCACAGCCACCCTGCCTAAACCGCTCCCCAAACCCACAACAa GTATTGATTTCCTGACAAGTAAAATCTCCAACATCGAAACCAACAACAGCTCCCatggccactcctccacccttcCCCGCATGACCAGCCACAGCTCCCAGGAAAAAG ATCCTGAAGCAGATTTGAGACCGCCACCTTTGCCCTTGCGCAAGAACCAGAGTAGTGAGGACCTCTTGAGGGACGCACAG TCTGCAGGTAGAACGTTTGGGAAAGTTCCACCTCCGGTTCCCAGCAAGCCCAAGCCTGCTCTACCAGGCCAGTCAGCCTTCAGCAAACCTCCGTTCAGCACGGGCACTTTCCCTGGCAAGGCCAGATCAGCCCATCAGAAACCTCCAATGCCCCTTCCATCTCATAATAATACCTTACCTTTACCTCTGCTCCCTAAACCGGACGCTTTACCCGCTGCAGCAGTACCTCCTTTCACATCAGAGACTTTGGTGGGGAAAGAAACTTCCACCCCCACAACCCTTCACAAGCACAAGATGGGGGCAGCGAGCAGTGACATCATTTCGATGTACACCCAACACAGCACTCCTGGGAAGGGTCACCAAGGGCAAAGTACGCTGACCCGTTCACAGCCTCGAC TATACGGTAAACCAGTCATCCCATCCAGTGGGGGGCAGCAGTCATATCCCCAGGACAGCAGTTATCTTGAGAAACCTAGTGGTCTAGATGTCGAACAGGTGGTACAGGGTACCAGTGTGGCCCCTGCATCCTCCTCCGGGGAGGGCCAGGAGACGGAGCGCGTTCCACGGCCCCTCAGTCCAACCAAACTGCTACCGTTCCTCTCAAACTCCCATCGGCTCCAGAGTGACATGGACTTGGAGGCCCTGAGAAAGAGACTGCACCATGCTCCTCGACCTCTTAAAAAGCGCAGCTCTATAACGGAACCCGAGGGACCCGCCGGTCCCAACATCCAGAAGCTCCTCTACCAGAAGACCACGTTGGCAGCCATGGAGACCACCACTGGAACCCCGACAACTTTCTTTCAGGTAGAGGAAGAGAATGGAGGCCGGCAAGCTGATGTTGAGGGCACTAGACCCCAAGAGGGACACCATGATATGACGATACCAGAGTGTGAGAAAGAGGAAGAGGATCTGACCCCTCCACTCCTTCCTCCTCGATCTCCTGTCTTGGAAGATAGCACCATCTCCAGCTCTGGATTGAAGGAACCACCTGTGAAGGAAGAACTGGAAGTCTATGGTCCAGCTGCACCAGAGCCCTATATTGAGGAGTACCCACCttaccccccacctccatatcCCAGTACGACAGAACAGGAGGCACCAGGGGAGGAGAGTGTCAATATGAAGGTTCCAGAGGTCACTGGACAAGTCATGCTACCGCCG GGCAAAAGGACAAACCTTCGTATGATGGGCTCTGAGCGCATCAGCCATGGGATGCATGTGCGGTTTAACCCATTGGCGCTCCTGCTGGACTCATCTTTAGAAGGTGAATACGACTTGGTCCAGAGAATCATATATGAG GTGGAGAACCCCAGTATGCCCAATGATGAGGGCATCACTGCTCTGCACAATGCTGTATGTGCTGGACACACAGAGATTGTAAAGTTCCTGGTGCAGTTTGGAGTTAATGCGAATGCCGCCGACAGCGATGGATG GACTCCACTGCACTGTGCTGCCTCCTGTAATAATGTGCAAGTGTGTAAGTTTCTTGTGGAGTCTGGAGCTGCAGTGTACGCCACAACCTACAGTGATATGCAGACAGCAGCAGATAAGTGTGAGGAGATGGAGGAAGGCTACGCCCAGTGCTCCCAGTTTCTCTACG GTGTTCAGGAGAAGATGGGCATCATGAACAGGGGCGTTGTTTATGCCCTGTGGGACTACGAGGCTGAAAGTCCAGACGAGTTGTCCTTTAAGGAGGGAGACTGTCTGACCGTTTTACGAAGAGAGGACAGTGAAGAAACAGAGTGGTGGTGGGCGAGATGTGCCGACAATGAAGGCTACATACCCCGCAACCTGCTCGGG ctgtATCCAAGAATCAAGCCCAGACAGAGGAGCCTTGCGTAA